A genomic window from Corynebacterium fournieri includes:
- a CDS encoding LCP family protein codes for MSTTPHSNDPRDNAGEFVLGKDGKPLVDRYGRPIRSRASASRRHDSADPHPAEFTRVTPREQRRAEPRVERRVEPRVERRAGSRVEPGHTVYESPAAYQPRRAPEHPRSRPAQRPAQRSAQRPVQRPASRPAPEEVPLQVSRGRRKGPKVRRKAKRPGCGALILLLIAVLVASVLIADSRLNRIEAMPDQQIAGTSGTNWLLVGSDSRTGLSEKDVERLGTGGDLGTVRTDTIMLMHLPLHGKPTLMSIPRDSYVAVPGYGYDKINAAFSIGGPALLVETVEQATGLHVDRYAEIGMGGLANAVDAAGGVEICVAEPIDDPLAHINLQPGCQEMDGPTALGYVRTRATAQGDLDRVARQREFMSALVEKVTSPGVYLNPFRMARLMWTAPTLLTVNSGDHVWNLARVVYALRNGLDTETVPVGGFEDTDVGNVVLWDETAAEALFESLR; via the coding sequence ATGTCCACAACGCCCCATTCCAACGACCCCCGCGACAACGCGGGCGAGTTCGTGCTGGGCAAAGACGGAAAACCCCTGGTGGACCGCTACGGCCGCCCCATTCGCAGCCGAGCATCCGCCTCACGACGCCACGATTCCGCCGACCCCCACCCGGCCGAGTTCACACGCGTGACCCCGCGCGAGCAGCGCAGAGCTGAGCCCCGAGTTGAACGCCGGGTTGAGCCCCGGGTTGAGCGCCGTGCCGGATCCCGCGTCGAGCCAGGCCACACCGTCTACGAATCCCCCGCCGCCTACCAGCCGCGCCGCGCCCCGGAGCACCCCCGCAGCCGGCCGGCACAGCGACCTGCCCAGCGATCTGCGCAGCGACCTGTCCAGCGCCCGGCATCCCGCCCCGCTCCGGAGGAGGTGCCGCTGCAGGTCTCGAGGGGGAGGCGGAAGGGGCCGAAGGTGCGTCGTAAAGCAAAACGCCCCGGCTGCGGCGCACTCATCCTGCTGCTTATCGCGGTGCTGGTGGCGTCGGTGCTGATCGCGGACTCGCGGCTTAACCGCATCGAGGCCATGCCCGACCAGCAAATCGCCGGCACCTCAGGCACGAACTGGCTGCTCGTCGGCTCCGACTCGCGCACAGGCCTGAGCGAAAAAGACGTCGAACGCCTCGGCACCGGCGGCGACCTCGGCACCGTGCGTACCGACACCATCATGCTGATGCACCTGCCGCTGCACGGGAAACCGACCCTGATGTCCATCCCGCGCGACTCCTATGTGGCCGTGCCCGGATACGGCTACGACAAGATCAACGCCGCGTTCTCCATCGGCGGGCCAGCACTGCTGGTAGAGACCGTGGAACAAGCGACCGGCCTGCACGTGGACCGCTACGCCGAAATCGGCATGGGCGGGCTCGCCAACGCAGTCGACGCGGCGGGCGGCGTGGAAATCTGCGTTGCGGAACCCATCGACGACCCGCTCGCCCACATCAACCTCCAGCCGGGCTGCCAGGAGATGGACGGCCCGACCGCCCTCGGCTACGTGCGCACGCGTGCCACCGCCCAAGGCGACCTCGACCGCGTGGCCCGCCAGCGCGAGTTCATGTCCGCCCTGGTGGAAAAGGTGACCTCTCCGGGCGTGTACCTCAACCCGTTCAGGATGGCGCGGCTGATGTGGACCGCGCCGACGCTGCTCACCGTCAACTCCGGCGACCACGTGTGGAACCTCGCCCGGGTGGTGTACGCCCTGCGCAACGGCTTGGACACCGAGACAGTGCCTGTCGGCGGGTTCGAGGACACCGACGTGGGCAATGTGGTGCTCTGGGACGAAACCGCCGCCGAGGCCCTGTTCGAGTCGCTGCGGTAG
- a CDS encoding multicopper oxidase family protein has protein sequence MTNAFSRRQFLLGGLVLAGTGAVAACTSDPGPAASAPGPSLRPTPTPTALGEPTVRRTLTARPLSLDIGGIEAKTWGYVSDTGDAAIEATAGDVLQVDITNELPESTSIHWHGIALHNAADGVPGMTQDPIEPGESFSYVFEVPHGGTYFYHSHTGLQLDRGLHAPLIVRDPDDAEDQDVEWTIVLDDWVDGIQGTPDGELDKLTGMGSGDHNGMGGHGQMMHGTPDRVLGGDAGDVMYPHYLINGRIPRAHRTFEARPGDKARLRFINSGGDTIFKVALGGHRMTVTHTDGFPVQPLETESIYLSMGERVDVEVILGDGIFPLTALAVGKDDRAFAVIRTAGGQAPRPDVDFPELSSTGLLLSSLKPADRALLPEGTADREVSIDLGGQMMPYEWSILTDGQSSSATVQEGQRLRMVMRNRTMMPHPMHIHGHTWALPGSDGLRKDTVLLRHGETMIADLIADNPGEWAFHCHNAYHMETGMLSSLRYE, from the coding sequence ATGACGAACGCGTTTTCCCGACGACAGTTTCTGCTCGGCGGGCTCGTCCTCGCCGGCACCGGGGCCGTGGCCGCCTGCACCAGCGACCCTGGACCCGCTGCCTCGGCACCAGGTCCCTCCCTTCGCCCCACTCCCACCCCCACTGCGCTCGGTGAGCCGACGGTGCGCCGGACACTGACCGCCCGGCCCCTCTCCCTGGATATCGGCGGCATCGAAGCCAAGACGTGGGGATACGTCTCTGACACCGGGGATGCGGCCATTGAGGCCACCGCCGGCGACGTCCTGCAGGTCGATATCACCAATGAACTGCCTGAGAGCACCTCCATCCACTGGCATGGCATCGCACTCCACAACGCAGCCGACGGTGTGCCCGGCATGACCCAGGACCCCATTGAACCTGGCGAGTCTTTCTCCTATGTTTTTGAAGTCCCCCACGGTGGCACCTACTTCTACCATTCCCACACCGGCCTGCAACTCGACCGGGGTCTGCACGCCCCTCTGATCGTCCGCGACCCGGACGACGCTGAGGATCAGGACGTCGAGTGGACCATCGTGCTCGACGACTGGGTCGATGGCATTCAGGGCACTCCCGACGGTGAGCTCGACAAGCTCACCGGAATGGGTTCGGGCGACCATAACGGAATGGGAGGTCACGGCCAGATGATGCACGGCACCCCGGACCGGGTACTGGGCGGGGATGCCGGCGATGTGATGTATCCGCACTACCTCATCAACGGGCGTATCCCCCGTGCTCACCGGACCTTCGAGGCTCGCCCGGGCGACAAGGCCCGCCTGCGGTTTATCAACTCCGGCGGTGACACCATCTTCAAGGTGGCCCTCGGTGGTCACCGCATGACCGTCACCCACACCGACGGCTTCCCTGTCCAGCCCTTGGAGACCGAATCGATCTACCTGTCGATGGGCGAGCGTGTCGACGTCGAGGTCATCCTCGGCGACGGCATCTTCCCGCTCACGGCATTGGCGGTGGGTAAGGACGACCGCGCCTTCGCCGTCATCCGCACCGCCGGCGGCCAGGCCCCCCGCCCCGATGTCGACTTCCCCGAGTTGTCGTCCACCGGACTGCTTCTGTCCTCCCTGAAGCCAGCAGACCGTGCACTCCTGCCCGAGGGCACAGCAGACCGAGAAGTCAGCATCGACCTGGGCGGGCAGATGATGCCGTATGAATGGAGCATTCTCACCGACGGCCAATCCTCCTCCGCGACCGTGCAGGAGGGCCAGCGCCTGCGGATGGTCATGCGCAACAGGACCATGATGCCCCATCCCATGCACATCCACGGCCACACGTGGGCGCTGCCCGGCAGCGACGGGCTACGCAAGGACACTGTCCTTCTCCGCCACGGTGAAACCATGATCGCCGACCTGATCGCTGACAACCCCGGTGAGTGGGCATTTCACTGCCATAACGCCTATCACATGGAAACCGGGATGCTCAGCTCGCTTCGCTACGAGTAA